In Nonlabens agnitus, the DNA window TGTCCAGGAGAGTAATGGACACCCTTAAATTATTCTCACCATTGATCGAAGAATATAGCATTGACGAGAGTTTTGTCGACCTTTCTCACTATCCACACGCTAATTTTGATGACTATGGAAGAACAATAAAATCAACAGTAGAGAAAAACACAGGTATTCCTGTAGGTGTTGGGATTGCTAAAACCAAATCACTAGCTAAACTTGCGAACAAGTTTGCTAAGAAATTACAAGAAAATAAGGACGTTTATGTGGTCGATACAGAAGAGAAACGACAACATTTGCTACGTAGCTTACAGGTTAAAGATATTTGGGGTGTAGGGAAAAAGCATGCTGTAAGACTCAAAGATAAGAACATCATTACGGCTCTAGATTTTGCTGAAATGCCAGTGGCCTGGGTTCGTAAAGAAATGACAGTGATCGGTGAGCGCTTGTGGAGAGAGCTTAATAATATACCGTGTCTAGAATTAGTAGAAGAACCAGACGCAAAACAAGGAATAGGAACAGCAAAATCTTTTGGTTTTATGTTGACAGATTACAGCCTCATTGCGGAAGCCTGTAGCTATTATGTGGCAGAGGTTGCTGATCTTTTAAGACAACAAAAGAGCTCTGCGACCATGATTGAGGTAGGGCTGCAAACCAATAATTTTAGCAGTTATGACAAACAATACAGGAACAAAATAAGTATTCAATTAGATAGTCCTACAAACAGTACCATTAGATTGAATAAAGAGGCCTTAAAGGGTCTAAAACAGATATTCAGGCAGGGCTACCGTTATAAAAAGGTAAGTGTGAATCTCTTACAAATCGTTCCAGATAATCAGATACAAACGAGTTTGTTTGAAGAAAAACACAAAAACGAAAGTAAAGAAATCACTCAAGTCATTGACGCCTTGAATAACAAATTTGGCAAGAATAAAGTAAAAGTGGCTACAGTAGGAAACCGGGAAAAGGAATGGGCTTTAATTAAAGAACACCGTAGCCCAAGATACACCACACAATGGAATGAGATCCTCACCATTGGTAAATCTCAATCTCAATAGATCGTGATTAAAGGTCTATTCTAGTACAATACTTAATCATTTTAGATCATTTGATGGTTTCATTTCGCTTTCGCGAAAGCGAAATAAACATACTCTTTACAGTTAATTGCTAAGAACATTCGTTTGCTTAAAGCTAAAAAGTTATTTAGTGTTTGGAAATACAGGAAACTATCTATAATTCATTTAGAAATATCTTGATATTTATGCTCAAATCAGGCCTTGTGACTGTGAAAGCCACATCATTTAGGTACCTAATCGAGCTGTAGGTTTAAAATCACAGCCACTTCATTTTCACTTCTATCGTCCTCAATATTGATGTCCCAGTCGCTAGTGTAAATGCTGCCATAGACTTTGATATTATTTCCCGTTCTTGTTGCCTGAAATTTAACTGGTTTTTCTATTCCTTTAATAGATAAATTACCTTCTACCGCAAAAGAACCATCTGGTTGATTAGAAATTGAAGTGCTTTCAAAATTAATGCGCGGATAATCATCTTCATTGAAATATTTCTTCCACATCAAGTGCCCATCTCTTAAAAAGTTACCGGTATCAAGGCTTTGAACACTCACTGAGCCTTTGATTTTTGAGTTTTGAAGTTGACTTAGGTCGATTGAAGATTGAGATTGAATATCACCTATAGTTCCGTTTAAATCACGACTCTTAAAAGTGAAGGTCACTGTTGATT includes these proteins:
- a CDS encoding Y-family DNA polymerase is translated as MIALVDCNSFYASCEQVFRPDLKGRPVIVLSNNDGCVIAANKQAKALADIPMFQAIFKIKKILDANNVAYFSSNYTLYSDMSRRVMDTLKLFSPLIEEYSIDESFVDLSHYPHANFDDYGRTIKSTVEKNTGIPVGVGIAKTKSLAKLANKFAKKLQENKDVYVVDTEEKRQHLLRSLQVKDIWGVGKKHAVRLKDKNIITALDFAEMPVAWVRKEMTVIGERLWRELNNIPCLELVEEPDAKQGIGTAKSFGFMLTDYSLIAEACSYYVAEVADLLRQQKSSATMIEVGLQTNNFSSYDKQYRNKISIQLDSPTNSTIRLNKEALKGLKQIFRQGYRYKKVSVNLLQIVPDNQIQTSLFEEKHKNESKEITQVIDALNNKFGKNKVKVATVGNREKEWALIKEHRSPRYTTQWNEILTIGKSQSQ
- a CDS encoding YceI family protein, which gives rise to MKQALVLILFLFGMTQISPKINTEKSTVTFTFKSRDLNGTIGDIQSQSSIDLSQLQNSKIKGSVSVQSLDTGNFLRDGHLMWKKYFNEDDYPRINFESTSISNQPDGSFAVEGNLSIKGIEKPVKFQATRTGNNIKVYGSIYTSDWDINIEDDRSENEVAVILNLQLD